From the Streptomyces syringium genome, one window contains:
- a CDS encoding polymorphic toxin-type HINT domain-containing protein, which translates to MLLALVASILGEGPAIAAGTTPEDEGIINPIPATDRGRILELWKNGGPGVKAAAEVALMGTDDDVRRFLADEKEIAEKHDDRITSVQLVSIGGRGVREAAQKALAGSHEDVRAFLKDGWQAPLEQDQRVRVTQIVTFGGRGVEDAGKAALAGTPDDVRAFLNDGQYSAQEADDRVQLMQIMSAAGPATKEAAKVALAGSPADVREFLRVGQHVARSRDQERATVAQLAERARAAGRQAAKETEAAKEASERAVVATKLAKEAAKEAAQETEKARKDAGRAASWANRAADAANQAAQAAQEAINAARAANTSARIAANAASQAASAAAGAAQAASRARGAAAAAASDAGKAADARKAAEEARNAAKGARLAAEAAQQAGNASIAAGSAATAAASAGANAEAAANAAGEAGGFASEAGAQSARAREAAAAARRHAREATRAAGAAQSLAKDSAQAAYQARDAANSAAEHAENAAKAAEEAAKHAGDAAKAAKESTAHAEAAKKAADIATDAVDKARKVQELARRTEAEDLAIRTAAAIEQAKDLKIADEARKAEAARKAAEAKDLDAEAARLAAEAAQPGADAGQVARKGRRVAFLAMAGRGPWSRSAAEFALAGSDAAVRDYVRSGWKKAAQEDERARVERLAGESDYADVRTAAEQALAGDAGQITEFLRVGQHAAAAHDYRVRVVQIATDSERGVKEAAQAALKDGSTDKLREFLDSGRFAAQESDDRVRAVQLAGTGGPEVKAAAKVALEGPRQLLRSFIRAGQYKAARKDLLTATHIAQVKGVISGAAAVAATAQKQASEAARVAAIARKAAEEAKKYAKDAEASAKQADTYADQAKASAKDAEASAADAARSAKTARDAEAAAHKDARAADRSADRADASASSAAWFADQANGYAAQARSSAVAAGKDTEAAEQAEHEAWDAYVVKARAEREAKRRAEAKKEKEEEKEAIEQAQKEAEEEDETDWWGITKEVGHGALDLVGLIPGLGEPADLLNCAWYGAEKDALNAGLSCAGAVPGAGWVAVGGKWVKKGSGLFKKLFGKVPGCNSFTPETPVVMADGSTRPIRNVKIGDKVLATDPVGGRTEAKPVEDVITGDGSKHLVALTVDTDGDKGGATGTVTATDAHPFWLPDQHAWVKARDIRPGALLRTSSGTSVQVTAVRAWTAAQQVFNLTVSDLHSYYTRAGAAPVLVHNASCPVGFRDLGGNKFESPGGLVYGPGSAHGHRLDHVLAHATPDPSKVKHSVFANGNQRDIVNLIDEGWAKRGAHVPGDPAAFIVPMGKAVGTAGEQSLRIVVAPGTNKIISAYPWA; encoded by the coding sequence ATGTTGCTCGCGCTGGTCGCGAGTATTTTGGGAGAGGGTCCCGCGATCGCGGCCGGGACGACGCCCGAGGACGAAGGAATCATCAACCCGATTCCGGCGACCGACCGTGGCCGGATCCTCGAGTTGTGGAAGAACGGCGGCCCGGGCGTCAAAGCGGCGGCGGAAGTCGCGCTCATGGGCACCGACGACGACGTCCGTCGTTTTCTGGCCGATGAGAAGGAAATCGCCGAGAAGCACGACGACCGCATCACCTCGGTGCAACTCGTCAGCATCGGCGGCCGTGGGGTGCGGGAGGCCGCGCAGAAGGCGCTGGCCGGTTCGCACGAGGATGTGCGTGCGTTCCTGAAGGACGGCTGGCAGGCGCCGTTGGAGCAGGATCAGCGGGTCCGGGTCACGCAGATCGTCACCTTCGGCGGTCGCGGTGTCGAGGATGCCGGCAAGGCCGCGCTGGCCGGGACGCCCGATGACGTGCGCGCGTTCCTGAACGACGGCCAGTACTCGGCCCAGGAAGCCGACGACCGGGTGCAGCTCATGCAGATCATGAGTGCCGCGGGACCGGCGACGAAGGAGGCCGCGAAGGTCGCCCTCGCCGGATCGCCCGCGGACGTACGCGAGTTCCTGCGGGTGGGCCAGCACGTCGCCCGCAGCCGCGACCAGGAGCGGGCCACCGTCGCCCAGTTGGCCGAGCGGGCCAGGGCCGCGGGCAGGCAGGCGGCCAAGGAGACCGAGGCCGCGAAGGAGGCTTCGGAGCGCGCGGTCGTCGCCACGAAGCTGGCCAAGGAGGCCGCGAAGGAGGCCGCCCAGGAGACCGAGAAGGCCCGCAAGGACGCCGGTCGCGCGGCGAGTTGGGCCAATCGCGCGGCCGACGCGGCGAACCAGGCCGCCCAGGCCGCGCAGGAGGCCATCAACGCGGCCCGTGCGGCGAACACTTCGGCCCGCATCGCGGCGAACGCCGCGTCGCAGGCGGCGTCCGCCGCGGCCGGTGCCGCCCAGGCGGCCTCCCGCGCCCGCGGTGCCGCGGCCGCCGCGGCGTCCGACGCCGGCAAGGCCGCCGACGCGCGCAAGGCGGCCGAAGAGGCACGCAACGCAGCGAAGGGGGCCCGGCTCGCGGCGGAGGCCGCACAGCAGGCCGGCAACGCCTCGATAGCGGCCGGTTCCGCGGCGACCGCCGCGGCGAGCGCCGGCGCCAACGCCGAGGCCGCGGCCAACGCCGCCGGCGAGGCGGGCGGATTCGCCTCCGAGGCCGGTGCGCAGTCCGCCCGCGCGAGGGAGGCGGCCGCCGCGGCGCGCCGCCACGCGCGCGAGGCGACGCGTGCGGCGGGCGCGGCCCAGTCGCTCGCCAAGGACTCCGCACAGGCCGCCTACCAGGCGCGGGACGCGGCCAACTCGGCTGCCGAACACGCCGAGAACGCGGCGAAGGCGGCCGAGGAGGCCGCCAAGCACGCCGGTGACGCGGCCAAGGCGGCGAAGGAGTCCACGGCCCACGCCGAGGCCGCCAAGAAGGCGGCGGACATCGCCACCGACGCGGTGGACAAGGCCCGCAAGGTCCAGGAGCTGGCCCGCAGGACCGAGGCCGAAGACCTGGCGATCCGCACCGCCGCCGCCATCGAGCAGGCCAAGGACCTCAAGATCGCGGACGAGGCGCGCAAGGCGGAGGCGGCCCGCAAGGCCGCCGAGGCCAAGGACCTCGACGCCGAGGCAGCGCGCCTGGCAGCCGAGGCCGCGCAGCCGGGTGCCGACGCCGGGCAGGTCGCGCGCAAGGGCCGCCGGGTGGCGTTCCTGGCGATGGCCGGCCGTGGTCCGTGGAGCCGGTCGGCCGCCGAGTTCGCACTCGCGGGCTCCGATGCCGCCGTCCGAGACTACGTCCGGTCCGGCTGGAAGAAGGCCGCGCAGGAGGACGAGCGCGCCCGGGTCGAACGCCTGGCGGGCGAATCCGACTACGCCGACGTCCGGACCGCCGCGGAGCAGGCCCTGGCGGGTGACGCCGGGCAGATCACCGAGTTCCTCCGCGTCGGACAGCACGCCGCCGCGGCCCACGACTACCGCGTGCGTGTGGTGCAGATCGCCACCGACAGCGAGCGGGGCGTCAAGGAAGCCGCGCAGGCGGCGCTGAAGGACGGCTCGACGGACAAGCTCCGCGAGTTCCTCGACTCCGGACGGTTCGCCGCCCAGGAGTCCGACGACCGCGTCCGTGCGGTGCAGCTCGCCGGCACCGGCGGCCCCGAGGTCAAGGCGGCCGCGAAGGTCGCGCTCGAGGGCCCGCGGCAGCTGCTGCGCTCGTTCATCCGGGCCGGGCAGTACAAGGCGGCCCGCAAGGACCTCCTCACCGCCACCCACATCGCGCAGGTGAAGGGCGTCATCTCCGGCGCCGCCGCCGTCGCGGCCACCGCGCAGAAGCAGGCGTCGGAAGCCGCCCGCGTCGCGGCGATCGCCCGCAAGGCGGCCGAGGAGGCCAAGAAGTACGCCAAGGACGCCGAGGCCTCGGCCAAGCAGGCCGACACCTACGCGGACCAGGCCAAGGCCTCCGCCAAGGACGCCGAGGCGTCCGCGGCCGACGCCGCCCGCTCGGCGAAGACCGCCCGCGACGCGGAGGCGGCGGCGCACAAGGACGCCCGCGCCGCGGACAGGTCCGCGGACCGGGCCGACGCCTCGGCCTCGTCAGCGGCGTGGTTCGCGGACCAGGCCAACGGTTACGCCGCCCAGGCACGCTCTTCCGCCGTCGCGGCCGGCAAGGATACCGAGGCGGCCGAGCAGGCCGAGCACGAGGCCTGGGACGCCTACGTCGTCAAGGCCCGCGCGGAGCGCGAGGCCAAGCGGCGCGCCGAGGCCAAGAAGGAGAAGGAAGAAGAGAAGGAGGCCATCGAGCAGGCCCAGAAGGAGGCCGAGGAGGAGGACGAGACCGACTGGTGGGGCATCACCAAGGAGGTCGGCCACGGCGCCCTCGACCTCGTCGGCCTGATTCCCGGCCTCGGTGAGCCGGCCGACCTGCTGAACTGCGCCTGGTACGGCGCGGAGAAGGACGCCCTGAACGCCGGGCTGTCCTGCGCGGGTGCCGTTCCCGGCGCCGGCTGGGTCGCGGTGGGCGGCAAGTGGGTCAAGAAGGGCTCGGGCCTCTTCAAGAAGCTCTTCGGCAAGGTCCCGGGCTGCAACAGCTTCACCCCTGAGACGCCCGTGGTGATGGCCGACGGCTCCACCAGGCCGATCCGGAACGTCAAGATCGGTGACAAGGTTCTGGCCACCGACCCCGTCGGGGGCCGGACCGAGGCGAAGCCGGTCGAGGACGTCATCACCGGCGACGGCTCCAAGCACCTCGTCGCGCTCACCGTCGACACCGACGGCGACAAGGGCGGCGCCACCGGCACCGTCACGGCGACCGACGCCCACCCGTTCTGGCTGCCCGACCAGCACGCCTGGGTCAAGGCCCGCGACATCAGGCCGGGTGCGCTGCTGCGTACCTCCTCGGGCACGTCCGTGCAGGTCACGGCGGTACGCGCGTGGACCGCGGCCCAGCAGGTCTTCAACCTCACCGTCAGTGACCTCCACAG